Below is a genomic region from Triticum dicoccoides isolate Atlit2015 ecotype Zavitan chromosome 5A, WEW_v2.0, whole genome shotgun sequence.
GCCGGTGCATTCCTTCACACCTGCGAGCTGTATAAGTAGAGCCGGGCACCCAGAGTTAAAGGAACGCCCACTCATCCAAGCAGTGAAAGAGAAGAAGCTAATCAAGCTCAACAGCCTTCTTTTCCATCGAGTGTGTGCGTAGCAGACCCAAGAGTTAGAGAATCCAAGAAGAGTGTGGACCTAGCCATGGCTGGGGTGGTCGGCGTCTGGTTCGCCAAGTTCGGCcgggaggcggcgccggcggcagAGGCAGAGGCCGAGGTCGTCGGCCGGCGACACCAGGGCGACGGCCTGCTCGAGGTGGAGGCCGTGAAGAAGGGCGGCGTGCAGatccaggagaggaggaggaggaccagcGCCGTCCTCGCCAACTCCGAGGACACGGTGTGCATGCTCATGGACCGCTTCGCCCCGGCCTGATGCGCCGGTGAACCGGCGGTGTCCGTACGTACGTGTAAATTCCAGGGCACGTACGTCCGTAGGGGCGCGGGCACAAGGGAGGAATCTATACCTTGTGCTGTGATTGTACATAAGCTTTTTTTCATCGCTAATCGAGTGATCGTAGTAGTACTGTAGTAGTGCTCATGCCTTCCGTTAAAAAAAAGGATAAATAAATTATGCGGCCAGTTGAATCAACTGTATCATATCATGTGCTCCTATGTATGACTGTATCCTTTGAATGGATTGTTTGGTTTCTATGGCatctctgttgctgctgctgctttttcttagttGGTGTTGGTGCTGCTTTTGGTGATACATTTGCTATTGTGGTTCTGCTCAATCTTCTTCCATTtcttttttttttttagaaaaacgggGAGTTTACAGTTCTTGCAGCATTTTGTCAAGGGCTGTTTATTGACAGCTGGCATGATCCAACCTATGTTTTCCGTTGCTGAACTACTCACTAAAATTGGGGAAAGTGTTTAGCAGCCAAATGATAAATAAGTACTGCACGAGATGCTCCAACGACATAGAAGATACCATGAGGATTTGGCAACACATCGGCATCATCCCCACCCCCACCTTCGGTGATCTATAGGACTGTGTATTGCCCTTGGAGTCGAACACTCTACTTTGAGTTACATCCTACTGGAAATGGCTATTCTTTGAAAGATCTGGGATGCACGAAATGCAAGACTTTTAGGGACGGGACATCCATACTGCGACGACCTTCATCTTTGGTATCACCGTCTCTCCAAACAACACGACAAGGTGGTTGTTTTCTCGTGGCAACTTTACCTTTCTTCGTGAGTGTTCATGCCCTTGTAATTCAGTTTGCTTATCCAGAGAGTGGCGATGTGTTAACTTAGGTTGTGTTTGGCACAAGAGCGGAAGTGCCACTCTTAAAGAAATCCACCGAAATGTCAAACACAACCAAAATCGTTCAGGTGATTATCTAAGAGTTTGGTACCAATATTCAACCTTCGCAATAAATTTTGTAAGGCCTAACCGCTCATGTCACAGCATTGGTGTTTGAGTGTACCGTACCCTACTTAAGAACTGGATAACCAAACCAATTTGACCAAAGACTTGGGTGCCAACCTTTGGGCCATGATGCCGAAAGGATGCATTTGGCATGGGAAATGCTGAAAAAAGCTAATGACCA
It encodes:
- the LOC119303274 gene encoding uncharacterized protein LOC119303274, which gives rise to MAGVVGVWFAKFGREAAPAAEAEAEVVGRRHQGDGLLEVEAVKKGGVQIQERRRRTSAVLANSEDTVCMLMDRFAPA